From the Pseudomonadota bacterium genome, one window contains:
- a CDS encoding DUF721 domain-containing protein, which translates to MRKHRDELATTPLTAALTSVLRDLAGVRPKAHAEIWARWLAVVGPEMYRRSFPVALRGTTLLVGVSSSSWLQELSFLKPAILDRIAEEIGPGVVSEITLVLDPQLAAEDAAAAPADAPAKPARTFELEPALGAEVERLADPELRAAVERAIRASLTEDER; encoded by the coding sequence ATGAGGAAGCACCGCGACGAGCTCGCCACGACCCCGCTCACCGCGGCGTTGACCTCGGTGCTGCGCGATCTCGCGGGCGTCCGCCCGAAGGCGCACGCGGAGATCTGGGCGCGGTGGCTCGCCGTGGTCGGCCCGGAGATGTACAGGCGATCGTTCCCGGTCGCGCTGCGCGGCACGACCCTGTTGGTCGGCGTGTCGAGCTCCTCGTGGCTGCAGGAGCTGAGCTTCCTCAAGCCGGCGATCCTCGACCGCATCGCGGAGGAGATCGGCCCGGGCGTCGTCTCGGAGATCACGCTCGTCCTCGATCCGCAGCTCGCCGCGGAGGACGCCGCGGCGGCCCCGGCGGATGCGCCCGCGAAACCCGCGAGGACGTTCGAGCTCGAGCCCGCGCTCGGCGCGGAGGTCGAGCGCCTCGCCGATCCGGAGCTCCGCGCCGCGGTCGAGCGCGCCATCCGCGCGAGCCTGACCGAGGACGAGCGTTGA
- a CDS encoding response regulator translates to MSGKHILAFEPDPLYAKMLQDEFGARGHTVEIVTDGAAGLERASASPPDLIYLCIELPRISGFSVCNKLRKNPETETIPLVITSAEATEDVFEKHKKLKARADEYLLKPFGEDRLVPIVERLLKGAGVIAEDDAALEIETDDSLVIEGDDEVEEVEEIEEVSGMVEAADVDKEVEAFTDAAFDAISIDEEKPKAAAKAEPAPKSAPGADPAELKKLRSENETLKDQIARLEKQASEGGKASKGGGVSSREFLDLRELLNKKDRDLLDLKDSVNSKEKQLLEHRERITELERAKADLDDKNITAEKQINELQSRAEDLQTDKEIAHKKAEDLQNRIESLEGKIQGLDGELEAERAARRADVERLGAEKDAEVRRTIGAKDEEKKGALAELRADMERERASALEGQEAELKVEADKRREMELTEQRLRHEAAAEELREALGAEKEAALADLEKRHADGIQALEEKHKQELGGLKSRLYDLEQQVQKLESELEETKTSLSESREELTATQSLLDQRTNEEAATKAKLSETEEKLETASHELKQTSERLMLAETKVEGLTADLADRDGRVAALSGELDEANETIGRSDAIVTKARQAVEIASKLLADLAPEE, encoded by the coding sequence ATGTCCGGGAAACACATCCTCGCATTCGAGCCGGATCCGCTGTACGCAAAGATGCTCCAGGACGAGTTCGGAGCGCGCGGCCACACGGTCGAGATCGTGACCGACGGCGCCGCCGGGCTGGAGCGCGCGTCGGCGTCGCCCCCGGACCTGATCTACCTGTGCATCGAGCTGCCCCGGATCAGCGGCTTCTCGGTGTGCAACAAGCTGCGCAAGAACCCGGAGACCGAGACGATCCCGCTCGTCATCACCTCCGCCGAGGCGACCGAGGACGTGTTCGAGAAGCACAAGAAGCTGAAGGCGCGGGCGGACGAGTACCTCCTGAAGCCGTTCGGCGAGGACAGGCTCGTCCCGATCGTCGAGCGCCTGCTCAAGGGCGCGGGCGTCATCGCGGAGGACGACGCCGCGCTGGAGATCGAGACGGACGACTCCCTCGTCATCGAGGGCGACGACGAGGTCGAGGAGGTCGAGGAGATCGAGGAGGTCAGCGGGATGGTCGAGGCGGCGGACGTCGACAAGGAGGTCGAGGCGTTCACCGACGCGGCGTTCGACGCCATCTCCATCGACGAGGAGAAGCCCAAGGCGGCGGCGAAGGCCGAGCCCGCCCCGAAGTCCGCGCCCGGCGCGGATCCGGCCGAGCTCAAGAAGCTCCGCTCCGAGAACGAGACGCTCAAGGACCAGATCGCGCGGCTCGAGAAGCAGGCCAGCGAGGGGGGCAAGGCCTCCAAGGGCGGCGGCGTGTCGAGCCGGGAGTTCCTCGATCTCCGCGAGCTGCTCAACAAGAAGGACCGCGATCTGCTCGATCTCAAGGACTCGGTCAACAGCAAGGAGAAGCAGCTCCTCGAGCACCGTGAGCGGATCACGGAGCTCGAGCGCGCCAAGGCCGATCTCGACGACAAGAACATCACCGCCGAGAAGCAGATCAACGAGCTGCAGAGCAGGGCGGAGGATCTCCAGACCGACAAGGAGATCGCCCACAAGAAGGCCGAGGACCTGCAGAACAGGATCGAGAGCCTCGAGGGCAAGATCCAGGGGCTGGACGGCGAGCTCGAGGCGGAGCGCGCCGCGCGCCGCGCCGACGTCGAGCGGTTAGGCGCCGAGAAGGACGCCGAGGTCAGGCGCACGATAGGCGCCAAGGACGAGGAGAAGAAGGGCGCCCTCGCCGAGCTCCGCGCCGATATGGAGCGCGAGCGGGCCTCGGCGCTCGAGGGGCAGGAGGCGGAGCTCAAGGTCGAGGCCGACAAGCGGCGCGAGATGGAGCTCACCGAGCAGCGGCTGCGCCACGAGGCGGCGGCCGAGGAGCTGCGCGAGGCGCTCGGGGCGGAGAAGGAGGCGGCGCTCGCCGATCTCGAGAAGCGCCACGCTGACGGGATCCAAGCGCTCGAGGAGAAGCACAAGCAAGAGCTCGGAGGGCTCAAGAGCAGGCTCTACGACCTCGAGCAGCAGGTCCAGAAGCTCGAGTCCGAGCTCGAGGAGACCAAGACGAGCCTCTCGGAGTCCCGCGAGGAGCTCACGGCGACCCAGTCGCTCCTCGATCAGCGGACGAACGAGGAGGCGGCGACGAAGGCGAAGCTCTCCGAGACCGAGGAGAAGCTCGAGACGGCGTCGCACGAGCTCAAGCAGACCTCCGAGCGGCTCATGCTGGCCGAGACGAAGGTCGAGGGGCTCACGGCGGATCTCGCGGATCGCGACGGCCGGGTCGCGGCGCTGTCCGGGGAGCTCGACGAGGCGAACGAGACCATCGGCCGCAGCGACGCCATCGTCACGAAGGCGCGCCAGGCCGTGGAGATCGCCTCCAAGCTGCTCGCCGATCTCGCCCCGGAGGAGTAG
- a CDS encoding lipid-A-disaccharide synthase, protein MSTSAKNAPLLVVAGERSGDWIAARALSVLRDGGEVSAFGLGGDALAELGVELVAHVRDLAAIGVGAVAARLGAWVSAWARLREEIGRRRPRAALLVDAPDVNLPLARILTEQGVAVLQYVGPQIWAWRPRRLRLLASRTRHVALVLPFEKPLYDAAGVRASYVGHPLLDAPAPAARAATRLGLGIGEGAPLVALLPGSRRGEVSAHAAPMSEAARILARHGVRTAFVPAAESASPAELELARGAGCVVPGGAPDARDVLAASDAALVASGTATLEAALLGVPLAVVYRLGFASRTLARALVDAPYVGLPNWIAGCRAVPELLGVVEGDRLARTALELLEPEAAASMRRDFDGIRAALGPPGAARRVAKLLREL, encoded by the coding sequence ATGTCCACCTCCGCGAAGAACGCCCCGCTGCTCGTCGTCGCCGGCGAGCGCTCGGGGGATTGGATCGCCGCGCGCGCCCTCTCGGTGCTCCGGGACGGCGGGGAGGTTTCGGCGTTCGGGTTGGGCGGCGACGCGCTCGCGGAGCTCGGCGTGGAGCTCGTCGCGCACGTCCGCGATCTCGCCGCGATCGGGGTCGGCGCGGTGGCCGCGCGCCTCGGGGCCTGGGTGTCGGCGTGGGCCCGCCTCCGGGAGGAGATCGGGCGCCGAAGGCCGCGCGCCGCGCTCCTCGTCGACGCGCCGGACGTGAACCTCCCGCTCGCGCGCATCCTCACGGAGCAGGGCGTCGCCGTCCTGCAGTACGTCGGACCCCAGATCTGGGCGTGGCGCCCCCGGAGGCTCCGCCTGCTCGCGTCGCGCACGCGCCACGTCGCGCTCGTGCTCCCGTTCGAGAAGCCGCTCTACGACGCGGCCGGGGTCCGCGCGTCCTACGTCGGGCACCCGCTCCTCGACGCGCCCGCGCCCGCCGCGCGCGCCGCCACCCGCCTCGGCCTCGGGATAGGGGAGGGCGCGCCGCTCGTCGCGCTGCTCCCGGGCTCGCGGCGCGGGGAGGTCTCGGCGCACGCGGCGCCGATGTCCGAGGCGGCGAGGATCCTCGCGCGGCACGGCGTCCGGACGGCCTTCGTGCCGGCGGCGGAGTCGGCCTCCCCGGCCGAGCTCGAGCTCGCGCGCGGCGCGGGCTGCGTCGTGCCGGGCGGCGCGCCCGACGCGCGGGACGTCCTGGCGGCGTCCGACGCGGCGCTCGTCGCCTCCGGGACCGCCACGCTCGAGGCGGCGCTCCTCGGGGTTCCGCTCGCGGTCGTCTACCGCCTCGGGTTCGCGAGCCGGACGCTGGCGAGAGCGCTCGTCGACGCGCCGTACGTCGGGCTCCCGAACTGGATCGCCGGCTGCCGCGCCGTGCCGGAGCTGCTCGGGGTGGTCGAGGGCGACCGTCTCGCGCGGACCGCGCTCGAGCTCCTCGAGCCCGAGGCCGCGGCCTCGATGCGCCGCGATTTCGACGGGATCCGCGCCGCCCTCGGCCCGCCCGGGGCCGCCCGCCGCGTTGCAAAGCTCTTGCGCGAGCTCTAG
- a CDS encoding HEPN domain-containing protein, with product MPRDDIMAGTAEDWLRRARSNLARARQERPDEVLWEDLCFDAQQAAEKAIKALLVARRVPFRLVHDIGELLRMAAEGGIVVTDRVRDAVELTEYAVEARYPGPFEAVTEAEWRRAVQLAEAVVDWVVAGIAAK from the coding sequence ATGCCGCGTGACGACATCATGGCCGGAACGGCGGAAGACTGGCTCCGCAGGGCCCGCAGCAACCTCGCGCGCGCTCGACAGGAGAGGCCCGACGAGGTTCTTTGGGAGGATCTCTGCTTCGACGCCCAGCAAGCCGCCGAGAAAGCGATCAAAGCCCTGCTCGTGGCTCGCCGTGTTCCTTTCCGCCTCGTTCACGATATCGGAGAGCTGCTCAGGATGGCCGCCGAGGGCGGGATCGTCGTGACGGATCGGGTTCGCGATGCAGTGGAGCTCACCGAGTATGCGGTGGAGGCGCGGTACCCCGGACCGTTCGAAGCCGTGACCGAGGCGGAGTGGCGGCGAGCCGTCCAACTGGCGGAGGCCGTCGTCGATTGGGTCGTGGCCGGGATCGCCGCGAAGTGA
- a CDS encoding lysophospholipid acyltransferase family protein, which yields MSRRLKNAVIYAVVRALVGALGLVPAALVRPVGLALGALGHRLAGRERRRARTQISRGLGLDPTSRRVRLLVRGVFAQLGLSAVEVCRLRHRPAVADSVAIPEGSRRALEAALREGRGVVFATGHLGNWELMAVALARAGFPITAIAKESYDPRFTRLVEDERRRLGVEVIHRGRPGSSAATLRALRAGRVIGLLIDQDTRVPGTFVPFFGAPAFTPTGAAALAVRTGAPLVVGSIRRTPRGGHVVEVDRCEPPVDTAEGTASLTAALERRIRRHPSQWVWFHERWKTRPAPA from the coding sequence GTGAGTCGCCGCCTGAAGAATGCCGTCATCTACGCCGTCGTCCGGGCGCTCGTCGGCGCGCTCGGTCTCGTGCCTGCGGCGCTCGTCCGCCCGGTCGGGCTCGCGCTCGGGGCGCTCGGCCATCGGCTCGCCGGAAGGGAGCGGCGGCGCGCCCGGACCCAGATCTCCCGAGGCCTGGGCCTCGACCCGACCTCCCGCCGCGTCCGGCTCCTCGTCCGGGGGGTGTTCGCGCAGCTCGGCCTGAGCGCCGTCGAGGTGTGCCGCCTGCGGCACCGGCCAGCCGTCGCCGATTCGGTCGCCATCCCGGAAGGGTCGCGGCGGGCGCTCGAGGCGGCGCTGCGCGAGGGCCGCGGCGTCGTGTTCGCGACCGGGCACCTCGGCAACTGGGAGCTGATGGCGGTCGCGCTGGCCCGCGCCGGCTTCCCGATCACGGCGATCGCGAAGGAGAGCTACGACCCGCGGTTCACGCGCCTCGTCGAGGACGAGCGGCGGCGCCTCGGGGTCGAGGTGATCCACCGCGGGCGTCCCGGCTCCTCGGCCGCGACGCTCCGCGCCCTGCGCGCCGGTCGCGTGATCGGCCTGCTCATCGATCAGGACACGCGGGTCCCGGGGACCTTCGTCCCGTTCTTCGGCGCGCCCGCGTTCACCCCGACAGGCGCCGCGGCGCTCGCCGTGCGGACCGGCGCGCCGCTCGTGGTGGGCTCGATCCGGCGCACGCCGCGCGGCGGGCACGTCGTCGAGGTCGACAGGTGCGAGCCGCCCGTCGACACGGCCGAGGGCACCGCGTCGCTCACCGCCGCCCTGGAGCGGCGGATCCGCAGGCACCCGAGCCAGTGGGTGTGGTTCCACGAGCGCTGGAAGACGCGACCGGCGCCGGCTTGA
- a CDS encoding Rrf2 family transcriptional regulator has protein sequence MKLTKLEEQVLRLSLALARSGSQMTLPELAEEERLSEALVAKVLGKLRVGGIVNASRGRNGGYELAAAPERTAVSAVMRALGRPLVEGCFNEERHDDARCPHKDGCCLRPIWETLEEKVTEILSQVTLADLVRRESDVRDRLAEIGKREQRPAKTVPRRPARSGCTDKS, from the coding sequence ATGAAGCTCACGAAGCTCGAGGAACAGGTGTTGCGGCTCTCGCTGGCGCTCGCGCGCAGCGGCAGCCAGATGACCCTGCCGGAGCTCGCGGAGGAGGAGCGGCTCTCCGAGGCGCTCGTCGCGAAGGTGCTCGGCAAGCTCCGCGTCGGCGGGATCGTCAACGCGTCGCGGGGGCGGAACGGCGGCTACGAGCTCGCGGCGGCGCCCGAGCGGACCGCGGTCTCGGCCGTCATGCGCGCGCTCGGGAGGCCGCTCGTCGAGGGCTGCTTCAACGAGGAGCGGCACGACGACGCCCGCTGTCCGCACAAGGACGGCTGCTGCCTGCGGCCGATCTGGGAGACGCTCGAGGAGAAGGTCACGGAGATCCTGAGCCAGGTGACGCTCGCGGATCTCGTCCGGCGGGAGTCGGACGTCCGCGACCGGCTCGCCGAAATCGGGAAGCGCGAGCAGCGCCCGGCGAAGACCGTCCCGAGGCGCCCCGCGCGATCCGGCTGCACCGACAAGTCCTAG
- a CDS encoding nucleotidyltransferase domain-containing protein, whose product MEDMRTGDSNRAELIREAVAAIVEAVAPYRVVLFGSHVRGEAGPDSDLDFLVVVAPGTHRRDAARAIYRRLASFGHAVDVVVVTTDDVALYGSSPGLIISTALAEGRELYAA is encoded by the coding sequence ATGGAAGATATGCGCACCGGCGATTCGAATCGAGCGGAGCTCATACGGGAGGCTGTGGCGGCCATCGTCGAGGCGGTCGCTCCCTACCGCGTCGTCCTGTTCGGATCGCACGTCCGCGGCGAGGCGGGACCGGACAGCGATCTCGATTTTCTCGTTGTCGTGGCGCCCGGCACACACCGCCGCGACGCGGCCAGGGCAATCTACCGGCGGCTCGCAAGCTTCGGGCACGCGGTCGACGTCGTGGTCGTCACGACGGACGACGTGGCGCTCTACGGGAGCTCTCCGGGGCTGATCATCTCCACCGCCCTTGCCGAAGGACGCGAGCTCTATGCCGCGTGA
- the arcC gene encoding carbamate kinase — translation MTQQNAKEKPIVLVALGGHAFMQRGERGTVEVQERNAAKICGTLQILVERGYKVVITHGNGPQVGDLLLLNEGGDKETPKMPLDVLVAQTEGSLGYFLQQAMLNTLRRAGQKRYVVTVVTQVLVDPEDPAFKNPTKPIGPFLSKEEAESRRDKLGWNIVDDAGRGWRRVVPSPKPLKVVQRHMIRESAEAGHIVIAAGGGGIPIIKKPDGTYEGKEAVIDKDLTSSILATQVGAEILIILTEVPYVYTGWGTPEKKAIGAITTEELGELYVKGNFPPGSMGPKVVAAREFLERGGKRAIITDPETMPDALGGRGGTHIIGGC, via the coding sequence ATGACGCAACAAAACGCGAAAGAGAAGCCGATCGTCCTGGTCGCCCTCGGCGGGCACGCGTTCATGCAGCGCGGCGAGCGGGGCACCGTCGAGGTCCAGGAGCGCAACGCCGCGAAGATCTGCGGCACGCTCCAGATCCTCGTCGAGCGCGGGTACAAGGTGGTCATCACGCACGGGAACGGCCCGCAGGTCGGCGACCTCCTCCTGCTCAACGAGGGCGGCGACAAGGAAACGCCCAAGATGCCGCTCGACGTCCTCGTGGCGCAGACCGAGGGGAGCCTCGGCTACTTCCTGCAGCAGGCGATGCTGAACACGCTGCGCCGCGCCGGGCAGAAAAGGTACGTCGTCACGGTCGTCACGCAGGTGCTCGTCGATCCCGAGGATCCGGCGTTCAAGAACCCGACCAAGCCGATAGGTCCCTTCCTGAGCAAGGAGGAGGCCGAGTCGCGGCGGGACAAGCTCGGCTGGAACATCGTCGACGACGCGGGCCGCGGCTGGCGTCGCGTGGTCCCGTCGCCCAAGCCGCTCAAGGTGGTTCAGCGGCACATGATCCGCGAGTCGGCCGAGGCCGGCCACATCGTGATCGCCGCTGGCGGCGGCGGCATCCCGATCATCAAGAAGCCGGACGGCACCTACGAGGGCAAGGAGGCGGTCATCGACAAGGACCTCACGTCGTCGATCCTCGCCACGCAGGTTGGCGCCGAGATCCTCATCATCCTCACCGAGGTGCCGTACGTGTACACGGGCTGGGGGACGCCGGAGAAGAAGGCGATCGGCGCCATCACGACCGAGGAGCTCGGCGAGCTGTACGTGAAGGGGAACTTCCCTCCGGGCAGCATGGGGCCGAAGGTCGTCGCGGCGCGGGAGTTCCTGGAGCGCGGGGGCAAGCGGGCGATCATCACGGATCCGGAGACGATGCCGGACGCCCTCGGCGGGCGCGGCGGCACCCACATCATCGGCGGGTGCTGA